The sequence CTTACAGACAACTGATCAAATGGTTCATCCTGCATAAAACAAATATACTGGCAGTTGCTCTGCAGGGATGTGGAAAGCACAGACAacaactttttttgtttgtttttttggggtttttttttttttgcttagtcaCTTTCAActgttttctttttataaattgcACGTTTGCTGTTGCTGTTTTCCTCCCTTTGCAGGGAGGAGCTCGGCTGTAACTCTTTGTCCCACCCTGTCTGACAGAGAGACTATGCAGCCCGTTTGACCATTACCGTGATATACCGTCCCCATGTCTTTCTGTGAGCATACAAAGTGTTTGGGCTTGTGtcacagtatataaacttttccaaggaggaaacactgacaAACACTGACAGAAACTCATTGCACACACTGTAGTCCCCATTAGAGTTGGGGGTAAGGCATTAGTAAAGTAAGGCATTACTATAATAATATTATCTTTTCTGGTAACAAGGTAATATTACACATTACTTTTTAAATATGTGTAGTAAATTTAACTGTGCTTTTTTATGAAGAAACCCTTTACTCAACCAAATTATTCTGCATGGAGATGGAGATCACCTTCATGGATGTGAACCAACTGGAAATTAATGTTGGCGTGATGCACCCCCCTCGGGATTTGATTGTTTATATGGGATTTGTTGGTCTATATTAATATATTAATATGACACATTACTTTTTTAAAGCAGTAATGAGTAATGTGTAATACATTACAATTTCGAAGTAACGCCCCCAACTCTGCTTATTACAGTGCCATCTTGTGGTTTGATGATGTGGTTGTCAGCAATTTTAATTAGATGAGCCCCGATTGACTCCAGTTGACATCAGTGTCTTTAGGCTGATGTTTGTCTCTCAGCGATACTAATGTTAATAGCACTGAGGGTAGTCTGATGGACTGAAATGTTGGCAGTCTTTCAGTATTTTCTTAAGCACTTTTTCTCCATGTCACTCAGTGAATGGGGATGTTTTTCACTGATTTTGGCATGTTGAGTTTACTTTAAGGCTTTCTGGCCTAGCTCAACATGTGAAGCTCTCGCTCGAACATTTTCCATTTTAAAAGAAGAAACGTCTCATTGCTTATGAAGAACTTTCCATTTTCACGCTGGTAACAGAGGCCATAAAACACCTCTGGAATAGACGTTCAGGGTCAGGCGACTGGTTGTCACAGTCCAGTTTTCGGCTCATGAAGTGTTTTCTGAATCCCTGTGGACCAGTGGGGAGGAATGCGCTCGAATTGCTGGGTCCTTCACTGGGATCTGGAGCCGGAGCTGGAGctggtcacacaaacacacacacacacacgcacacacacacgcacacacgcacacacacgcacacacacacacaaacgtacttACATTCACATACAGCCGTGCCCAGACACAAAGACATAAAAGTTTATGCATACACATGCCCGAAATGTATACTGTTCAATAAAGCATGCATACCCACACATAGAAGAGCATGAACATGCACACATCCAACAAAGagattggtggcagagtcattATGGTCTGTATGGCAGAGCTATTTTCTAAAATCAATGCACACCCAAACCAACAATACAGATTTTCCTGGAAGTCTACAttccaagagagagggagagaaaaaaaaacaaaaaaaccccagcaaATTTGCAGTCATCATCTACTTCAAGCAGTCCAGTCATCCACTCCTGCAGTCCTCAACCTACCTAGTGCTGTGAGGGGCAAACCACTGTCAAGTCGACTGGGTTTGGTGGTGATAAAGAGGTAGCAGAGGACACCTGCGGTGATGAGGAAGGCCAAGAGGACCACCACTGCAACGAAGAGACCTACCAGCGCCCCAATACTGAAAGGAGGAGGACAGGAaggatggaggtgtgtgtgtgtgtgtgtgtgtggggggggggggggttaggggataGGAGGCAGGTACAGTAAGAAGAGAAAGGGTGGGTGGGGGAGAGGAGGTATGAAGCGGAGCATTGAAATGAGGGGTGATAGAATAGTGACCAAGAaaatggagaggagaggagggtggAGAGGAAAACACAAGACAGGATGGTATACAGGAAAATAAAGACATGTTGTGAGAGTGGCATTAAAGGTGGAGATATGGATAAGTAGACAAAAATGCAAATGGAGAGTGACAGAAGGGGAACAGCTATAAAATGTCCCACAGACAAAAAAGGAGTTAAGCAAAAGATGCCGttttaatcaaatcaaatcaaatcaaagttTTAAACACAAAACACGTGTCACTATCTGTTCTCGCGTATGATTCTCAAGTCTGAAATCGTGAAATGGCACAGAGCAAATGTCAATAAATATCTGGGTGTGGGAGTCAAGACGCCTTCAGAAGAGCTGAAGGAAGGGTCAGATGTTTCCTGTCTAAACTGCCAAGGAACAGCAATTGACCAGGAAGAATTGGCTGTCGAGGACAGGACAAGCTGTGCAAATGAGAAATAACGGGGGGTAATTTGTGAAATGGCATCAATGTCAACTTCCTGTCATCGTCTCCAAATGATCTCATCTGCTGTTCGAGCCCATGTAGGCTGTTCGCGATCGGATCTTAATTTCGATAAGCATCGCCTCGAGTACAATACAAAACCCAGAATAATCAAATCCGATTTTATGTCAAGTGGACACATTGACTTTATATAGGAAAAGAGACACGGTTTGAATGAATTAAGAAAAAAACACGCCCTGTCCATTGAGGTGCAGCAAAAACATTGCGGGTATATGAACTTTTCCCTACCTCAGccaccacatatatccaaattcgTATGGGAAAAAGCTGTTGGGGTCATCGCAGCAGTACTTGGTATCGTTAAATCCGCAGCAGAATAGGGCATAGCCCTCGTTTCCAGGTGTGGGACAGGAAAAGCCGGCCATGAACACACTGTCCGCATTGTAGTAGCCGGTGCATTGAGCGCTCATGCTGCCGCGACAATCAAGCCGAACACGGAAACAGCGATAACTCATGAGACGCGAGCCAAGGTGAACGCGCTCCCAGCTCCATCACTATCACAGGCGCATTGCTTCTAAAGTCGCAAAAGAAGAAGACGAGAAATAAATAGCCCGGGGTATAGTTTCCATACTCGTCGGTTAATGAGAGGACGAGTGCCGGAGGAGAGAAATAAACTTCACTTCTGTGAAAAAAATCAACAGCCTCTTTCGCTTTCTGCGTCCGTCCCCCGTCCACTCACTCGCCCCCCACTCAACGCTCGATGCGCGTTTACGCGCGCTCGTTTCATTCGGCTCTGTTCTTTCCAAACTACACCGCTGTCACAACGGTGACTGGCGTGTCCGATCACACGTTGCGCGCCCGTCAGTCAGAccaagactagcttggtctagtcagaaaggcacgaactgaggaagcctctcggatgagaggcgaaacgtcttcacggatatatagcaagtcgagttgcacttgattcaactcctttggataaccatgacctggatgaatgagaacattcacagacatcaggcAGACCACACGTACAGCGTCGCGCTTACGCCTGTCATTAGAAAATGCGGCTCAGTTAGCCGGGTAGAAACCCGACCGCACATCCCAGGCGCCTTCCGCTAACAAGCGCTGACCTCGTGTCAGTGGTGCCTGGAGAGTTAGTCTTTCGCGTGATATGCGAAAGAGTGAAACCATCTTCCACCTTTTACTCACACCACGCGTGAGCTACACGTGAGTTTTAACACTACGTGAAAAAAACCCTAATCTGGGAATCAATGTAAGCAATCATCACTTGTCAGTATTATTCAAAATAACATCACATTTTAAAGGGTCCATATTAtgctttttttggggtttttccctttcctttagtgCGGTGTGTTATACAGCTGGGAGGTGCGTGCCAAacgtctgcagagttacaaagcccaaagtccacaCCAGAAAGATGTATTATCGCCGgcagaaaacactgcctgaaacgccTCGTGTTTTCTTTCGTCGCTTATCTACGTCACTATGTAACACGTTTTCATAATGCCCGCCCAGCGGCCAATTTGGCCCGCCCTCAAAGTTAGGTATAGCAGAGGCAGAAGCACTCAAACAAATTTAGGTTGTGCAGAGGCCGGCAGAGTTTGGTTAGTGCATATCACAATGTCGAGAGGATGCTGTTTTCTTCGGCgcaaactgcagcggattgtcaaaaaggcatccaaaatcacagCCAACTCACTCCCCTCAGTTTGAATCTGTACATACTCACCGGActgactgtaaagcgagcaaagaagatcatctccagcgcctcacatcctgctcatcactacaggtcactgtccactaggACTAAACGCGTCACAATTTATTTTCCCCCCTAGCTATCAGGATTCTGAATtccccctatagtcccctcctcacacatcaATGGCATGCATACTACCATTCCCCTAATTGTTGTGCGTAAGatgttttttttgcttgtttttttgtttttgttttacattttaacAAACTTTATTGCAAAAATATTGaaatgttgtggagttagaaaacaacgagacaggagacgtgagagtagacgtagtcgaggtagtttactagctccaacttagcatgtcatacgtctgacaacgacactgaactgcctgtgaaccggaagcggaagtgcattatctgacccctcgcctcttcccttaaaggtacaccgtcctcttaggtgaatgtctctcgatatatagatgtgggtcaccacacaggcccccccagaattcacctacacaaaacaatgcaaaacagcaaaagtgcaagtcatgaacataaaaatagactctacaacagaacagtcaatgacatagtgcaaagtcacggggaaaacaggtgacgagtcggggggcggaccctgcggccataacggctgcgcttcacaggaggggaaacagatggggccgaaacccgggccataggcggggccgaagcaggaacagaggcaggtgccggggccgacctaggagggcgcccccgccgcgggggtagggccaattgcattggctccccaatgtccaagtgagcgggcttgagacggtctatagcgacccgctccggcctgccccccatgtccaccacaaagttcttatcccctgcctccaggacgcggaagggcccgtcgtatggggactgcagcggggaccgatggctgtcgtgcctaatgaagacgtacctcgccgatggcagatccttggggacgtaggaccgggggaggcagtgttgagacatcggaacgggagcgaaggcaccggcagcgctccgggacgcactgaggtgagaggcggccgaccagggagccgtagaagaaactcccccggaacccgcaggggctggccatacaccagctcagcggaggaggtctggaggtcttccttcggggccgaacgcaggccgagcatgacccacgggagccggtccatccagtcacagccagtgaggcttgcccgcagagcggctttcatgtcccgatggaaccgctcacaaagtccgttgctctgcgggttgtacgccgtagtgcggtggatcttcacccccaggtgctcagcgaccgccgtccagagctccgaggtaaactggaggcccggtcgctcgtgatgtcacccggcgtgccgaaacgggccacccagcagccaatgaacgcccgtgctacctctgctgccgtcgtggaggacaagggaatagcctctggccacctggtggccctgtccacaatagtgaggaggaatgtataaccacgggaggggggcaggggacccaccaggtcaacattgacgtgatcaaaccgcctctctggaaccacaaacggcgccaaaggggccttggtatggcggtgcaccttggcgcgttggcacgccacacacgagccggcccaggctctaacatccttacggagcccaggccaaacgaacttgacgctcaccagcttggtcgaggccttcactcccgggtgggaaaggccgtggacggtgtcgaaaactcggcgccgccaggaagtaggcaccagggggcgcggttgaccggtggagatgtcacagagaagggtggtgttggccgtgtcgaacgtcacgtcctccagccgtagtgccgtaggggtcgaccggtagtcttgaacggtcgcgtccttggcttggtccgctgccatagcggcgtagtcgagtcccaagtgaacggcgttaacaaccgcccgtgaaaggcagtcggcgacgaagttatccttgcccgacacgtgttgtatgtccgtggtaaactcggaaaccgccgcgagatggcgctgctgacgcccagaccacggttctgaggttttggccaaacagaacgtcagcggtttgtggtccacgaaagcggtgaattgtcggccctccaataggaacctaaagtgtctggttgcgaggaagagacccagtagttccctatcaaaggttctgtatttgcgctcgctctcacggagttgtttactgttgttggttgttccaatcgagctgacagagagcggaacaagtcctactttcgctttccaaagataatcagccatcaaggagaagaaactcgaaggttgtcagagaaaagaagaaaatggATATCGAGGGTAAGTAGGGAAGATCTTACAGATGAAAAATTAGTATCACGCAGAAGGTTAAGATACCTTGGGGGAaaaagggaaagggaaaaaaacagctTGGTCCTTTAGACACTGAGGCAACAAGAAAAATTGCATATGTCCGCATCCATGTGGAGCGTGTCACTGGCCTAGTACGGAGAATTTTACCAACAGACTACCTCAGTGATAAGGATAGTGCTGGTATAACGAGCGGATAAAATTGTCTTGGTTTCTTGTGCATtgccccattactttgaacagttgaccccaagtcaaCTCATATGGCtttttcacctctactccttgcgtcctcaccattccactgtcctccctctcattcacgcataggtattccatcttgctcctactgactttcactcctcttctctccagtgcatacctccacctctccaggctgtcctcaacctgcaccctattctcgctac is a genomic window of Lampris incognitus isolate fLamInc1 chromosome 14, fLamInc1.hap2, whole genome shotgun sequence containing:
- the LOC130124288 gene encoding protein shisa-like-2A; its protein translation is MSAQCTGYYNADSVFMAGFSCPTPGNEGYALFCCGFNDTKYCCDDPNSFFPYEFGYMWWLSIGALVGLFVAVVVLLAFLITAGVLCYLFITTKPSRLDSGLPLTALDPSEGPSNSSAFLPTGPQGFRKHFMSRKLDCDNQSPDPERLFQRCFMASVTSVKMESSS